Proteins encoded within one genomic window of Streptomyces taklimakanensis:
- a CDS encoding glycoside hydrolase family 26 protein: MPGRHRRPGRGGWRRGPAPPARRRKLTTACVGAVTAGALVAGGAMATDTFTDDRTGAAPPRASVRHVAMGAFLGSGSDGARRIAGLSKWLGGAEVRVGHTYLPGDTWERIESDRYFLRPWAEWRRADPDRLFVLNVPMQARNEAGISDGEVRELLARGVDGHFDHHFRTLAGHLVAEGLNDAVIVLGWEMNGTTYTHRCAPDPQAWKTYWRRIVAAMRSVSGQEFRFDFAPSRGRDAIPWTECYPGDDVVDIIGMDSYDQPPGETFDDQVNQPYGLKHQVEFAAERGKPISYPEWGLFRRGDNAEYVRRMLEWIGRQRPLYHTISDYCPHGVWRCSENPRSSAVFRAMLSAGGRPGRFPEFCLDLGDWLGGWFRDRRVCVSFPRNRGA; the protein is encoded by the coding sequence ATGCCCGGACGACACCGCAGACCGGGGAGAGGCGGGTGGCGCCGCGGACCGGCACCGCCCGCCCGCCGCCGCAAGCTGACGACCGCCTGCGTGGGGGCCGTCACGGCCGGGGCGCTCGTCGCGGGGGGCGCCATGGCCACCGACACCTTCACGGACGACCGGACCGGGGCGGCGCCCCCGAGGGCGTCGGTGCGCCACGTGGCCATGGGCGCCTTCCTGGGATCGGGCTCCGACGGGGCGCGGCGGATAGCCGGTCTGAGCAAGTGGCTCGGGGGCGCGGAGGTACGGGTGGGCCACACCTACCTGCCCGGGGACACCTGGGAGCGCATCGAGAGCGACCGGTACTTCCTGCGTCCCTGGGCCGAGTGGCGGCGCGCCGACCCCGACCGCCTGTTCGTGCTGAACGTGCCGATGCAGGCGCGCAACGAGGCCGGGATCTCCGACGGCGAGGTGCGCGAACTGCTCGCCCGGGGCGTCGACGGGCACTTCGACCACCACTTCCGGACGCTGGCCGGGCACCTCGTCGCCGAAGGACTGAACGACGCGGTGATCGTGTTGGGCTGGGAGATGAACGGCACCACCTACACCCACCGTTGCGCGCCCGACCCGCAGGCGTGGAAGACGTACTGGAGGCGCATCGTCGCCGCCATGCGGTCGGTCTCCGGACAGGAGTTCCGTTTCGATTTCGCCCCCAGTCGCGGAAGGGACGCGATCCCCTGGACCGAGTGCTACCCGGGCGACGACGTGGTGGACATCATCGGAATGGACTCCTACGACCAGCCGCCGGGCGAAACCTTCGACGACCAGGTGAACCAGCCCTACGGACTGAAACACCAGGTGGAATTCGCCGCCGAGCGCGGAAAACCCATTTCCTACCCCGAGTGGGGGTTGTTCCGCAGGGGTGACAACGCCGAGTACGTGCGGCGGATGCTGGAGTGGATCGGACGGCAGAGGCCGCTCTACCACACCATCAGCGACTACTGTCCGCACGGCGTCTGGCGGTGTTCGGAGAATCCGAGGTCCTCGGCCGTCTTCCGGGCGATGCTCTCGGCCGGCGGTCGCCCCGGACGCTTCCCCGAGTTCTGCCTCGACCTGGGCGACTGGCTGGGCGGCTGGTTCCGCGACCGCCGGGTCTGCGTCAGTTTCCCCCGGAACCGCGGGGCCTAG
- a CDS encoding polysaccharide deacetylase family protein — translation MSVDPAHVPAPAAPGAATASLPRHRPVRPWVLMYHSVAEHTEDPYNVTVSPGRLGRQLRWLRRRGLRGVGVGELLRERAAGRGAHLVGLTFDDGYADFIEEAVPLLRHHGCTATVFALPGRLGGTNEWDPLGPRKPLLTEAGIRAALGAGMEIGSHGMLHLDLTGTDDDTLHRETEGSRLLLEEITGRPVRGFCYPYGTIDHRVVKAVRAAGYAYACAIDPGPLTSVHALPRVHVGETDTSWRLHAKRLLHPLRRRALPSGPTTPAAGPFPIGAGR, via the coding sequence ATGTCCGTTGACCCGGCCCATGTCCCCGCGCCCGCCGCTCCCGGCGCCGCGACCGCCTCGCTGCCCCGGCACCGCCCGGTGCGCCCCTGGGTGCTGATGTACCACTCGGTGGCCGAGCACACCGAGGACCCCTACAACGTCACCGTCTCGCCGGGACGACTGGGCCGCCAACTGCGTTGGTTGCGCCGGCGCGGGCTGCGCGGCGTGGGCGTGGGCGAGCTGCTGCGCGAGCGCGCCGCCGGACGGGGCGCCCACCTGGTGGGCCTGACCTTCGACGACGGCTACGCCGACTTCATCGAGGAGGCCGTCCCCCTGCTGCGCCACCACGGCTGCACCGCGACCGTGTTCGCCCTGCCCGGCAGGCTCGGCGGCACCAACGAGTGGGACCCGCTCGGTCCCCGCAAGCCGCTGTTGACCGAGGCCGGGATCCGCGCCGCCCTCGGCGCCGGCATGGAGATCGGCTCCCACGGGATGCTCCACCTGGATCTCACCGGCACCGACGACGACACCCTGCACCGGGAGACCGAGGGCAGCCGCCTGCTCCTGGAGGAGATCACCGGCCGGCCGGTCCGGGGCTTCTGCTACCCCTACGGCACGATCGACCACCGCGTGGTGAAGGCCGTACGCGCGGCGGGATACGCGTACGCCTGCGCCATCGATCCCGGCCCGCTGACGTCGGTGCACGCCCTGCCCCGCGTCCACGTCGGCGAGACCGACACCTCCTGGCGGCTGCACGCCAAGCGGCTGCTGCACCCGCTGCGCCGGCGCGCCCTGCCCAGCGGGCCCACCACCCCGGCCGCCGGCCCCTTCCCGATCGGGGCCGGACGGTGA
- a CDS encoding ATP-grasp domain-containing protein → MPPPFDTDVPALLFRVDRNPFHHGTLGAVRSLGRAGIEVHAVVESPLSPIGRSRYLHQGHHLPADGVFGTHRTGETVDADGTSDERLERTLRQISDRIGRPAVLIPMDDMGAIAAARLSGRLSGRFLLPAQPPGLPSRVADKAELAELCRELDVPHPPTVVPRGVAEVEEAVRELGLPLVAKWSRPWLLPQGSGLRSTTLVGSAEEARALYARTGEAGSPLLLQRCVPGGPGTDWFFHGCYADGAACLVGGAGRKDRSWPVGAGLTAVGRWLPNPDVEEAAHRLAKHLDYRGILDLDFRYDAAAGSYRLLDFNPRPGAQFRLFTDRRGLDVVRALHLDLTGRPVTPSEPALGRVFRAENYALASSLVEPSSLPLPFTAARRARAVPEIRTDPEEGGRVRWRRRRNTETAWFAADDPGPFLAMAATWLGQGGRKALRRSRERMPRPSRQWRSEGGTGPVERDLRAERPERPERHTDPIDACGHPDGATTPRR, encoded by the coding sequence ATGCCGCCACCTTTCGACACCGATGTGCCCGCACTGCTGTTCCGGGTCGACCGGAATCCCTTCCACCACGGCACGTTGGGGGCCGTCAGGTCCCTGGGGCGCGCCGGGATCGAGGTCCACGCCGTGGTGGAGTCCCCGTTGAGCCCCATCGGCCGCTCCCGGTACCTGCACCAGGGGCACCACCTGCCGGCCGACGGCGTGTTCGGCACGCACCGCACGGGCGAGACGGTCGACGCCGACGGAACCTCGGACGAACGCCTGGAGCGGACGCTCCGCCAGATCTCCGACCGCATCGGGCGACCGGCCGTCCTGATCCCCATGGACGACATGGGCGCCATCGCGGCGGCCCGCCTCTCCGGGCGCCTCTCCGGCCGTTTCCTGTTGCCGGCCCAGCCGCCCGGACTGCCGAGCCGGGTGGCCGACAAGGCCGAACTCGCCGAGCTCTGCCGGGAGCTGGACGTCCCGCACCCGCCGACCGTGGTTCCGCGCGGTGTGGCGGAGGTGGAGGAGGCGGTGCGCGAGCTGGGGCTGCCGCTGGTGGCCAAGTGGAGCCGGCCCTGGTTGCTGCCCCAGGGCAGCGGACTGCGCAGTACCACCCTGGTCGGCTCGGCCGAGGAGGCGCGCGCCCTGTACGCGCGCACCGGGGAGGCGGGCAGCCCGCTGCTCCTCCAGCGGTGCGTGCCCGGCGGTCCGGGGACCGACTGGTTCTTCCACGGGTGTTACGCCGACGGGGCCGCCTGTCTGGTCGGCGGCGCGGGACGCAAGGACCGCTCCTGGCCGGTGGGCGCCGGGCTGACGGCCGTCGGCCGCTGGCTGCCCAACCCCGACGTGGAGGAGGCCGCCCACCGGCTGGCCAAACACCTGGACTACCGAGGCATCCTCGACCTGGACTTCCGGTACGACGCCGCCGCCGGCAGCTACCGACTGCTCGACTTCAACCCGCGCCCCGGTGCGCAGTTCAGGCTCTTCACCGACCGCCGCGGCCTGGACGTCGTACGGGCTCTGCACCTGGACCTCACCGGACGCCCCGTCACCCCCTCCGAGCCGGCCCTGGGCAGGGTCTTCCGCGCGGAGAACTACGCCCTGGCGTCCTCGCTGGTCGAACCGTCCTCCCTCCCGCTGCCGTTCACCGCGGCCCGGCGCGCCCGTGCCGTGCCCGAGATCCGGACGGACCCCGAGGAGGGCGGGCGGGTCCGGTGGAGGAGGCGGCGGAACACCGAGACCGCCTGGTTCGCCGCCGACGACCCGGGTCCGTTCCTGGCCATGGCGGCCACCTGGCTCGGGCAGGGCGGGCGGAAGGCGTTGCGGCGTTCGCGGGAGCGGATGCCGCGCCCGTCCCGGCAGTGGCGCTCGGAGGGTGGGACCGGACCCGTCGAGCGGGACCTCCGCGCCGAGCGGCCCGAGCGGCCCGAGCGGCACACCGATCCGATCGACGCCTGCGGACACCCCGACGGCGCGACGACCCCACGACGATGA
- a CDS encoding lipid II flippase MurJ, which produces MTPSPGRPTRPGPPAPAGAREPAPGGRFVARAAAVTAVLTAAGSFFGLVRDQTIAHLFGAGSDTDAFLVSWTIPEFAATLLIEDAMALVLVPAFSLALSRRAASAARPDGTEGGGDASAGADDPVRALLAATLPRLLLALAGTAGVAALLAPHLVDVLAPGLADPALAVECTRLTALTVLGFGTAGYFSAALRAHRSFVPPATIYLSYNLVVIAAMLTLYARWGVRAAAFGVAAGSLAMVLVQLPAFRRHLSAGASGTERTARTERTARTGRPRWRRERTVRHGGGRRTGPSAAAALVGGAVLAPVAVFALSRQSQVLVERFLASELPPGAISHLNYAQKIAQLPMTFSLLLCTVTFPLVARAMADGRPERARRRVERDLLLAAVVVLLGAAYVIAYAPQIVELLFQRGAFGAGDTAATASVMRVYAVGLLGHCLAGALVRPFFSTSRPTWYPAGAMAVGLLLTVAAGALAAPRWGVHGIAAANAVGITTTALLLLGGLRTRVLPIRVGAVTAGLGRLVLAAAVAGAAGWAAAPLLPSPLPTALAGGVIVPAAFTGAALAVRAPEVPQLLTAVTRRFRHVR; this is translated from the coding sequence GTGACTCCGTCGCCCGGCCGTCCGACGCGTCCCGGGCCCCCCGCCCCCGCCGGGGCACGGGAGCCCGCGCCGGGCGGGCGGTTCGTCGCCCGGGCAGCGGCCGTCACCGCCGTACTGACCGCGGCGGGCTCCTTCTTCGGCCTCGTGCGCGACCAGACCATCGCCCACCTCTTCGGTGCGGGCAGCGACACCGACGCCTTCCTGGTCTCCTGGACGATCCCGGAGTTCGCCGCCACGCTCCTCATCGAGGACGCCATGGCGCTGGTGCTGGTACCGGCGTTCAGCCTCGCCCTGTCCCGCCGCGCCGCGTCGGCCGCCCGCCCCGACGGCACCGAGGGAGGAGGCGACGCGTCCGCGGGCGCCGACGACCCGGTGCGGGCCCTGCTCGCGGCCACCCTCCCCCGGCTGCTGTTGGCACTGGCGGGCACCGCCGGCGTCGCCGCGCTCCTCGCGCCCCACCTGGTGGACGTCCTCGCGCCCGGACTGGCCGACCCCGCCCTGGCGGTGGAGTGCACCCGGCTGACCGCGCTGACGGTGCTGGGCTTCGGCACCGCCGGGTACTTCAGCGCGGCCCTGCGCGCCCACCGCAGCTTCGTGCCGCCGGCGACGATCTACCTCTCCTACAACCTCGTCGTCATCGCCGCCATGCTGACCCTGTACGCCCGGTGGGGCGTGCGCGCCGCCGCGTTCGGGGTGGCGGCGGGGAGCCTGGCGATGGTCCTCGTCCAACTCCCGGCCTTCCGGCGGCACCTGTCCGCCGGTGCGTCCGGCACCGAACGCACCGCCCGCACCGAACGCACCGCCCGCACCGGCCGTCCCCGGTGGCGGCGGGAACGGACGGTGCGGCACGGCGGAGGCCGCCGTACCGGCCCGAGCGCCGCCGCGGCCCTGGTGGGCGGAGCCGTGCTCGCGCCCGTGGCCGTCTTCGCCCTCTCCCGCCAGTCCCAGGTGCTCGTCGAGCGCTTCCTGGCCTCCGAACTGCCGCCCGGAGCCATCTCGCACCTGAACTACGCGCAGAAGATCGCCCAACTGCCCATGACGTTCTCCCTGCTGCTGTGCACGGTCACCTTCCCGCTGGTCGCCCGTGCCATGGCGGACGGCCGACCGGAGCGGGCCAGGCGGCGGGTGGAACGCGATCTGCTGCTGGCCGCCGTGGTGGTGCTGCTCGGTGCCGCGTACGTCATCGCCTACGCCCCCCAGATCGTCGAACTCCTCTTCCAGCGCGGCGCGTTCGGCGCGGGCGACACCGCCGCCACCGCCTCGGTCATGCGCGTCTACGCGGTCGGGCTGCTCGGCCACTGTCTGGCCGGCGCCCTGGTGCGGCCGTTCTTCTCCACCTCCCGGCCCACCTGGTACCCGGCCGGCGCGATGGCCGTCGGGCTGCTGCTCACCGTCGCGGCGGGGGCGCTCGCCGCCCCGCGCTGGGGCGTCCACGGCATCGCGGCCGCCAACGCCGTCGGGATCACCACCACCGCGCTGCTGCTCCTGGGCGGCCTGCGCACCCGCGTCCTGCCCATCCGGGTGGGCGCGGTGACCGCCGGCCTCGGACGTCTGGTCCTGGCCGCCGCCGTCGCCGGCGCGGCCGGTTGGGCCGCCGCGCCGCTGCTGCCCTCCCCGCTGCCCACCGCCCTGGCCGGGGGCGTGATCGTCCCGGCCGCCTTCACGGGCGCGGCGCTCGCCGTCCGCGCCCCGGAGGTACCGCAGTTGCTCACCGCCGTCACACGAAGGTTCCGCCATGTCCGTTGA
- a CDS encoding lipopolysaccharide biosynthesis protein: protein MSKTPAPPPRSEPRPSHLARLRALGRRRPVPLPSWWPPALGVLLGLTGGAAYGLLATPQYTATSYVAVVPGAATDSATALGFAQAYGRVAGGGAVLAEAGSEAGTTVERLRDTVRAATSPDAPMVEITGSAPSPERAADVSNAVADALTRAGNRATTSTGVRLTLFSPAVAPTEPTSPSLPLAAAVGACAGGLTGGLVLLAAPRGRREEPAFPGVPAPAGSAEDTAGTGSTGDPRSAEEAGPEPVPAGRTAPETASVGAPAGASRERDDQRRGGRRSPR, encoded by the coding sequence TTGAGCAAGACGCCCGCGCCCCCGCCCCGCTCCGAGCCCCGCCCCTCCCACCTGGCACGGCTCCGCGCCCTCGGCCGGCGCCGGCCCGTTCCCCTGCCCTCCTGGTGGCCACCGGCCCTGGGCGTCCTGCTGGGACTGACCGGTGGGGCGGCGTACGGCCTGCTCGCCACCCCCCAGTACACCGCGACCAGCTACGTGGCCGTGGTGCCGGGCGCCGCGACGGACTCGGCGACGGCCCTCGGGTTCGCCCAGGCGTACGGACGCGTCGCCGGTGGCGGCGCCGTCCTGGCCGAGGCGGGGAGCGAGGCCGGGACGACGGTGGAGAGGCTGCGCGACACCGTGCGGGCGGCCACCTCCCCGGACGCCCCCATGGTGGAGATCACCGGCTCCGCGCCGAGCCCCGAGCGCGCCGCCGACGTCTCCAACGCGGTGGCCGACGCCCTGACCAGGGCCGGCAACCGGGCCACCACCAGCACCGGAGTGCGACTGACGCTGTTCTCCCCGGCGGTCGCCCCCACCGAGCCCACCTCGCCCTCGCTCCCGCTCGCCGCCGCCGTGGGCGCCTGTGCCGGGGGGCTCACCGGCGGTCTCGTGCTCCTGGCCGCCCCGCGCGGACGGCGTGAGGAGCCGGCCTTCCCCGGGGTGCCCGCACCGGCGGGCAGCGCCGAGGACACCGCGGGCACCGGGAGCACCGGTGACCCCCGGAGCGCCGAGGAGGCCGGCCCCGAACCGGTGCCGGCGGGGCGCACCGCGCCGGAGACGGCGTCGGTCGGCGCGCCCGCCGGCGCGAGCCGGGAGCGGGACGACCAAAGGCGCGGTGGCCGGCGGTCCCCGCGGTGA
- a CDS encoding glycosyltransferase: MRVLHVITGLGAGGAEQQLRLLLRHLPLCCDVVTLTNPGAVADGIEADGTAVTHLGMHGNRDLSALPRLVDLVRGGRYDVVHTHLYRACVYGRIAARLAGTRTVVATEHSIGERMIEGRPLTPGNRALYLTTERLGSATVAVSTTVAARLRRWGVPGSRIRVIPNGIDAARFRFDPVVRASVRTRLGLPAHSLVVGGVGRLVPGKRFDVAVRAVAQLPGTHLVLAGDGPERGRLRELAVGLGVADRVRFLGECGGAAGDDPGAAPDIPGLLSAMDVFVSPSVEESFGLAVLEALAAGLPVLHVTCPAIDELPHDHAPGARRIAPDVRSLVTALREPSSVPAGRRRAPVCEAVRRYDVARSADRLMALYEELHERAPARASVRAATRAAAWRVVTARTAGAPPTPAAPPPFPSVSATATTKR; encoded by the coding sequence ATGAGGGTACTGCACGTCATCACCGGTCTCGGCGCCGGCGGGGCCGAACAGCAACTCCGGTTGTTGTTGCGGCACCTGCCGCTCTGCTGCGACGTCGTCACCCTCACCAACCCCGGCGCGGTCGCCGACGGGATCGAGGCCGACGGCACGGCCGTCACCCACCTGGGCATGCACGGCAACCGCGACCTGTCCGCCCTGCCCCGGCTGGTGGACCTCGTCCGGGGCGGGCGCTACGACGTCGTCCACACCCACCTGTACCGGGCCTGCGTCTACGGGCGGATCGCCGCCAGGCTGGCCGGGACGCGGACCGTGGTCGCCACCGAGCACTCCATCGGCGAGCGGATGATCGAGGGCCGCCCGCTCACCCCGGGCAACCGCGCCCTGTACCTGACCACCGAACGCCTGGGCTCCGCGACGGTGGCGGTCTCCACCACCGTCGCCGCCCGACTGCGCCGTTGGGGCGTCCCCGGCTCCCGGATCCGCGTCATCCCCAACGGCATCGACGCCGCCCGGTTCCGCTTCGACCCCGTGGTGCGCGCGTCCGTGCGCACCCGGCTGGGGCTGCCCGCCCACTCCCTGGTGGTCGGTGGGGTGGGACGGCTGGTGCCCGGCAAGCGGTTCGACGTCGCGGTGCGGGCCGTCGCCCAACTGCCCGGCACCCACCTGGTGCTGGCCGGGGACGGCCCGGAACGGGGCCGGCTGCGCGAGCTGGCCGTCGGGCTCGGGGTGGCCGACCGCGTCCGGTTCCTGGGGGAGTGCGGCGGGGCGGCGGGGGACGACCCCGGCGCCGCCCCGGACATTCCCGGGCTGCTCAGCGCCATGGACGTGTTCGTCTCCCCCTCGGTCGAGGAGTCCTTCGGCCTGGCCGTGCTGGAGGCGTTGGCCGCCGGGCTGCCGGTGCTCCACGTGACCTGCCCGGCGATCGACGAGCTGCCCCACGACCACGCTCCCGGCGCGCGCCGGATCGCACCGGACGTGCGGAGCCTGGTCACCGCGCTGCGGGAGCCGTCGTCGGTGCCGGCCGGCAGACGCCGTGCCCCGGTGTGCGAGGCCGTGCGTCGTTACGACGTCGCCCGCAGCGCCGACCGGCTCATGGCCCTCTACGAGGAACTCCACGAGCGCGCCCCCGCACGGGCCTCCGTCCGCGCCGCCACCCGCGCCGCCGCGTGGCGCGTGGTGACGGCGCGCACCGCCGGCGCGCCGCCCACTCCCGCGGCACCCCCGCCGTTCCCGTCCGTTTCGGCAACCGCCACGACGAAGAGGTGA
- a CDS encoding O-antigen ligase family protein codes for MLATALLVCVPVPARTPGDLVGGGGVTVADVASAVLVGCCAVSVLRARRRPLGVPAVVVTAAPAVALALATVASRDPAASLAGFVRLLQVFVLVPLAVLLALRSRRHARLLAAALVGVALFQGAVGVHQFVTGTGASYQGENIRAVGTFGPLDVMGMSSAVSCGVVVALAVGLAPPPGASRRLRIAASATAVVLLVPLVLSFSRGAWLSTAVACTAVLFLAGARTALRVLAVLAAAAVVLVGGVGVGGKLVAERASSITEVTEAPDQSVTDRYAMWAAALAMWREDPVTGVGPKGFPDHRDTHASLALSAASDTAGAGHAFHRQPLLSPHNMYLLLLAEQGTVGAVAFTGGWAALLVLGVRRLRAARAAARRARRDAPHGTDPATDCGLAAVGLLVLVCVDFLYADIGGPSTVLTALALGLAAWWALSPAVPDEGAATTLHRKDVCRR; via the coding sequence GTGCTCGCCACCGCCCTGCTGGTGTGCGTGCCCGTCCCCGCCCGCACCCCCGGCGACCTGGTCGGGGGCGGGGGCGTCACCGTCGCGGACGTCGCGTCGGCCGTCCTGGTGGGCTGCTGCGCCGTGTCGGTCCTGCGCGCCCGGAGACGTCCGCTGGGCGTCCCGGCCGTCGTCGTGACGGCGGCCCCCGCCGTGGCGCTCGCCCTGGCCACCGTCGCGTCCCGCGACCCGGCCGCCTCGCTCGCCGGGTTCGTCCGGCTGCTCCAGGTCTTCGTCCTGGTTCCGCTCGCCGTGCTGCTCGCGCTGCGCTCGCGACGGCACGCCCGGCTGCTCGCGGCCGCCCTGGTGGGGGTCGCGCTGTTCCAGGGCGCGGTCGGCGTCCACCAGTTCGTCACCGGAACCGGCGCCTCCTACCAGGGGGAGAACATCCGGGCCGTGGGCACCTTCGGCCCGCTGGACGTCATGGGGATGTCCTCGGCGGTCTCCTGCGGTGTCGTGGTCGCCCTGGCGGTGGGCCTGGCGCCGCCTCCCGGTGCGTCCCGCCGGCTGCGGATCGCCGCGTCGGCGACGGCCGTCGTCCTGCTGGTCCCCCTGGTCCTCTCCTTCAGCCGCGGGGCGTGGCTCTCCACCGCCGTGGCCTGCACCGCCGTGCTGTTCCTGGCGGGCGCGCGGACGGCGCTGCGCGTTCTGGCCGTCCTGGCGGCCGCCGCCGTCGTGCTGGTCGGCGGGGTCGGGGTGGGCGGGAAGCTCGTCGCCGAGCGGGCGAGCAGCATCACCGAGGTCACCGAGGCGCCCGACCAGTCGGTCACCGACCGCTACGCCATGTGGGCCGCGGCCCTGGCGATGTGGCGCGAGGACCCGGTCACCGGGGTGGGGCCCAAGGGCTTCCCCGACCACCGCGACACCCACGCCTCCCTCGCCCTCTCCGCGGCGAGCGACACCGCCGGCGCCGGCCACGCCTTCCACCGCCAGCCGCTGCTCTCCCCGCACAACATGTACCTGCTCCTCCTCGCCGAGCAGGGCACGGTGGGTGCCGTCGCGTTCACCGGCGGCTGGGCGGCGCTGCTGGTGCTGGGCGTACGGCGGCTGCGCGCCGCGCGGGCGGCGGCGCGTCGCGCCCGGCGCGACGCGCCCCACGGCACCGACCCCGCGACGGACTGCGGACTGGCCGCCGTGGGCCTTCTCGTCCTCGTCTGCGTCGACTTCCTCTACGCCGACATCGGCGGCCCCTCCACCGTCCTGACCGCCCTGGCCCTCGGACTGGCCGCCTGGTGGGCGCTGTCGCCCGCGGTGCCGGACGAGGGGGCCGCCACGACCCTCCACCGGAAGGACGTGTGTCGACGGTGA
- a CDS encoding NAD(P)-binding domain-containing protein: MYDLVVVGAGPYGLSIASHAAAAGLRLRTFGRPMASWRDHMPEGMFLKSEPWASNLSDPCGEHTLAAYCASHGLRAEHGVPLPIDIFTEYGMWFGRTAVPKVEEERVTAVRPRAEGFLVETEGGELIAARTVALAIGVMPFVHRPEPLRALPRGLVSHSSHHRDLSGFRGRDVTVIGAGQAALETAALLAECGAHPRVVARAGRVAWNTPPQPLERPLLRSLRDPHCGLGTGWPSWMWAEAPWAVRRLPGSARARIAATALGPAGAWWLRDRVESRVPVLLGHRLRVAVPSGGGVRLTLENSRGATTLDTDHVVAATGFVPDVARLDLLDPSVRNHLRLAGTSRAPEVDGRFESSVSGLFFAGLLTAPSFGPSMRFVYGAAFTAERLVRGVLRRTAGRRSAVVPRSRRVSRARATASLG, from the coding sequence ATGTACGACCTGGTAGTGGTGGGCGCGGGCCCCTACGGACTGTCGATCGCCTCCCACGCGGCCGCCGCCGGGCTCAGGCTGCGCACGTTCGGCAGACCCATGGCCTCCTGGCGCGACCACATGCCCGAGGGGATGTTCCTGAAGTCCGAGCCGTGGGCGTCCAACCTCTCGGACCCCTGTGGCGAGCACACCCTGGCGGCCTACTGCGCCTCCCACGGACTGCGGGCCGAGCACGGCGTGCCGCTGCCGATCGACATCTTCACCGAGTACGGGATGTGGTTCGGGCGGACGGCCGTACCGAAGGTGGAGGAGGAGCGGGTCACCGCCGTACGACCGCGGGCCGAGGGCTTCTTGGTGGAGACCGAGGGCGGCGAGCTGATCGCGGCGAGGACCGTCGCCCTGGCGATCGGGGTGATGCCGTTCGTCCACCGCCCCGAGCCGCTGCGCGCCCTGCCCCGCGGTCTGGTCTCGCACAGCAGCCACCACCGGGACCTGTCGGGCTTCCGGGGGCGGGACGTCACGGTGATCGGCGCCGGGCAGGCCGCCCTGGAGACGGCCGCGCTGCTGGCCGAGTGCGGCGCCCACCCCCGGGTGGTGGCCCGCGCCGGCCGCGTCGCCTGGAACACCCCGCCACAGCCCCTGGAGCGTCCCCTGCTGCGTTCGCTGCGCGACCCGCACTGCGGGCTGGGCACCGGCTGGCCGAGCTGGATGTGGGCCGAGGCCCCCTGGGCGGTGCGTCGACTGCCCGGTTCCGCGCGGGCGCGGATCGCGGCCACGGCGTTGGGGCCGGCCGGTGCCTGGTGGCTGCGCGACCGGGTGGAGAGCAGGGTTCCGGTACTGCTCGGGCACCGGCTGCGGGTGGCCGTCCCCTCGGGCGGCGGCGTACGGCTGACCCTGGAGAACTCCCGGGGGGCCACCACCTTGGACACCGACCACGTGGTGGCCGCCACCGGTTTCGTCCCGGACGTCGCGCGGCTGGACCTGCTGGACCCGTCGGTCCGCAACCACCTGCGTCTGGCGGGGACCAGCCGGGCGCCGGAGGTGGACGGCCGCTTCGAGTCCTCGGTGTCGGGGCTGTTCTTCGCGGGGCTGCTCACCGCCCCCTCGTTCGGCCCGTCGATGCGTTTCGTCTACGGGGCCGCGTTCACGGCGGAGCGCCTGGTGCGCGGTGTGCTGCGGCGTACGGCGGGGCGCCGCTCCGCCGTGGTGCCCCGCAGCCGGCGGGTCTCCCGAGCCCGTGCCACCGCCTCCCTGGGCTGA